A single region of the bacterium genome encodes:
- a CDS encoding polysaccharide deacetylase family protein — protein MFIVLKLYLLWTALIGPLTEPPEPVAPKPVPVLMYHQMGQRGGRYSITPRDFERQLEDMRRAGFFLINPSELLRGDFSRVPTGKRPVVLTFDDSDSGQFRVLPDGRIDPLCTVGVLEKYRREHPEFGSGAAFFIFARDERGNGIFFQPERWGLLDAFCGRYGLSAKGRGWGRLKLWQAKLRWLVENGYEVGNHTVTHADLAKLDPTGIAREIGVCQLLLEEAIGERKGYLWGLSYTYGAVPLGAEEYALCHEGEFEGRPYRFDYAVAAWGGECPNPATDEFAAVRWRIPRVEMHAVRGGGGLDSRWLTLYADSYIKEAAEGDWPLRDLLTASLASLSRGLCTWFAPGPDLGLERCWTARRLAELDAGLRRPLKRLPPWPAYF, from the coding sequence ATGTTCATCGTTCTGAAGCTCTACCTCCTCTGGACCGCACTTATCGGGCCGCTCACCGAGCCGCCGGAGCCGGTCGCGCCCAAGCCGGTGCCGGTCCTCATGTACCACCAGATGGGCCAGCGCGGGGGGCGGTACTCGATCACCCCGCGGGATTTCGAGCGGCAGCTCGAGGACATGCGCCGGGCCGGATTCTTCCTCATCAACCCCTCCGAGCTGCTCCGGGGCGACTTCTCGCGCGTGCCCACGGGAAAGCGGCCCGTCGTGCTGACCTTCGACGATTCCGATTCAGGCCAGTTCCGCGTCCTGCCCGACGGCCGGATAGACCCCCTTTGCACGGTCGGCGTCCTGGAGAAATACCGGCGGGAGCATCCCGAGTTCGGCTCCGGGGCGGCTTTCTTTATCTTCGCCCGCGACGAGCGCGGGAACGGCATCTTCTTCCAGCCGGAGCGATGGGGGCTTTTAGATGCGTTCTGCGGGCGCTACGGCCTGTCCGCCAAGGGGCGCGGCTGGGGAAGATTAAAACTCTGGCAGGCCAAGCTCCGCTGGCTGGTCGAGAACGGCTACGAGGTGGGCAACCACACCGTCACCCACGCCGACCTGGCCAAACTCGACCCCACGGGGATAGCCCGCGAAATCGGCGTCTGTCAGCTTCTCCTGGAAGAGGCGATTGGGGAGAGGAAGGGTTATCTCTGGGGGTTGAGCTATACCTACGGCGCCGTGCCGTTGGGGGCCGAGGAGTACGCCCTGTGCCACGAGGGCGAGTTTGAGGGGCGACCCTACCGTTTCGATTACGCCGTGGCCGCCTGGGGCGGTGAGTGCCCGAACCCCGCCACGGACGAGTTCGCCGCCGTGCGCTGGCGCATCCCCCGGGTGGAGATGCACGCCGTCCGGGGCGGCGGGGGTCTGGATTCGAGGTGGCTCACCCTCTACGCCGATTCCTATATCAAGGAGGCCGCAGAGGGCGACTGGCCGCTCCGCGACCTCCTGACCGCTTCACTCGCCTCTTTGAGCCGGGGTCTTTGCACCTGGTTCGCGCCGGGGCCGGACCTGGGATTGGAGCGGTGCTGGACCGCCCGCCGCCTGGCCGAGCTGGACGCTGGCCTCCGGCGACCGCTCAAGCGCCTCCCCCCCTGGCCGGCGTACTTCTGA